The following are from one region of the Vibrio hyugaensis genome:
- a CDS encoding 3'-5' exonuclease, with the protein MMWFFKQQQDARDLLDTSQTPDWPAFFEQLAAQAKDDRLKRYYSAPIVNGDTPLKEVPFVSVDFETTGLNAEEDAILTIGLVPFTLERVQCSGSRHWVVNPNRELNEESVVIHGITDSEVKSAPQLEQILEAILVELAGKIVVVHYKNIERQFFNNALLNSVGEGIQFPVVDTLDIEYAIQRRQCEGWFNKLKGKKPGSVRLGHARERYHLPAYQPHHALTDALATAELLQAQLQYHFKQDMPLSSIWQ; encoded by the coding sequence ATGATGTGGTTTTTTAAACAACAGCAAGATGCACGTGATTTATTAGATACCAGCCAGACACCTGATTGGCCCGCTTTCTTTGAGCAACTTGCCGCGCAAGCGAAAGATGATCGATTAAAACGTTATTATTCTGCGCCTATTGTGAATGGTGATACGCCATTAAAAGAGGTACCTTTTGTCTCTGTTGATTTTGAGACCACGGGTTTAAATGCAGAAGAAGACGCCATTCTCACCATCGGCTTAGTGCCGTTTACTCTGGAACGAGTGCAATGCAGTGGCTCGCGTCATTGGGTGGTGAATCCAAATCGAGAATTAAATGAAGAATCGGTTGTGATTCATGGTATTACTGACTCTGAAGTGAAGAGTGCGCCGCAACTTGAACAAATCTTAGAAGCTATATTGGTAGAACTAGCTGGTAAGATTGTGGTGGTCCATTACAAGAACATTGAGCGTCAGTTTTTTAATAACGCCTTACTAAACAGCGTAGGTGAGGGGATTCAGTTTCCTGTCGTTGATACGTTGGATATTGAATATGCGATTCAACGCCGCCAGTGTGAAGGTTGGTTCAATAAGCTCAAAGGTAAAAAGCCGGGTTCAGTGCGTTTAGGACATGCCCGTGAAAGGTACCATTTACCAGCGTATCAGCCACATCATGCCTTGACAGATGCTCTGGCCACGGCAGAATTGCTTCAAGCGCAACTGCAATATCACTTTAAACAAGACATGCCATTATCTTCGATTTGGCAATAA
- a CDS encoding BCCT family transporter, producing the protein MSTDNNGGIQRPDGKVNPIDTDYQIGQDNVALKVGPFGLDIHNRVFAISGMSIILFVVLTLTFRQQVEPFFSGLRSWLVSNLDWFFLSAGNVFVVVCLLLIVTPLGRVRIGGTEATPDYTYAGWLAMLFAAGMGIGLVFFGVSEPMSHFSAALGGVNVENGVRTDWAPLGAAQGDTSAASALGMAATIYHWALHPWSIYALLALGLAIFSFNKGLPLTMRSIFYPLFGERVWGWTGHVIDILAVVATVFGLATSLGYGASQAATGLNFLFGIPMTNTTQVVLIVIITALALISVVAGLDSGVKRLSEINMGLAALLLLFVIIVGPTMAIMMGFFDNIGAYIANIPALSMPFGREDVNYSQGWTAFYWAWWISWSPFVGMFIARVSRGRSVREFIVCVILIPSTVCVLWMTAFGGTAISQYVNDGYQAVFDAELPLKLFAMLDVMPLSQITSIVGIILVVVFFITSADSGSLVIDTIAAGGKVDAPTPQRVFWCTFEGLVAIALMLGGGLAAAQAMAVTTGLPFTIVLLVATVSLVKGLMDEPRPKSKSAKKAKA; encoded by the coding sequence GTGAGCACTGACAACAATGGCGGTATCCAACGCCCCGACGGCAAAGTAAACCCGATTGATACTGACTATCAGATCGGGCAAGACAACGTCGCGTTAAAAGTCGGCCCTTTTGGTCTCGACATTCATAACCGAGTGTTTGCTATTTCAGGCATGTCTATCATCCTGTTTGTAGTGCTAACACTCACTTTCAGACAACAAGTGGAACCATTCTTCTCCGGTTTGCGTTCGTGGCTTGTGTCTAACCTAGACTGGTTCTTCCTGTCTGCGGGTAACGTGTTTGTTGTGGTCTGTTTACTACTGATCGTCACGCCACTTGGCCGTGTTCGTATTGGTGGTACAGAAGCGACGCCAGATTACACTTACGCAGGTTGGCTTGCGATGCTATTCGCAGCTGGTATGGGTATCGGTTTGGTGTTCTTTGGTGTATCTGAGCCAATGTCTCACTTTAGTGCGGCACTAGGTGGTGTAAACGTTGAGAACGGCGTTCGTACTGACTGGGCTCCACTGGGTGCTGCACAAGGGGATACCTCGGCTGCGTCTGCACTTGGTATGGCTGCAACGATTTACCACTGGGCTCTGCATCCATGGTCTATCTATGCACTGTTGGCTCTTGGTTTGGCGATTTTCTCGTTTAACAAAGGCTTGCCTCTAACGATGCGTTCCATTTTCTACCCTCTTTTTGGTGAGCGCGTTTGGGGTTGGACTGGTCACGTGATCGATATCCTTGCCGTAGTTGCAACGGTATTTGGTCTAGCGACTTCTCTTGGTTACGGTGCATCGCAAGCGGCAACAGGTCTAAACTTCTTGTTCGGTATCCCAATGACAAACACAACACAAGTTGTGCTGATCGTCATCATCACGGCACTTGCATTGATCTCTGTGGTTGCGGGTCTAGATAGTGGTGTTAAGCGTCTGTCTGAAATCAACATGGGGCTAGCGGCTCTATTGCTACTGTTTGTGATCATTGTTGGTCCAACCATGGCAATCATGATGGGTTTCTTTGACAACATTGGCGCTTACATCGCTAACATTCCAGCACTGTCGATGCCGTTTGGTCGTGAAGACGTGAACTACTCGCAAGGTTGGACTGCGTTCTACTGGGCATGGTGGATTTCATGGTCACCATTCGTAGGTATGTTTATCGCGCGTGTATCTCGTGGTCGTTCTGTTCGTGAGTTCATCGTGTGTGTAATCCTGATCCCATCAACCGTGTGTGTGTTATGGATGACGGCATTTGGTGGTACGGCGATCAGCCAATACGTGAACGATGGTTACCAAGCGGTATTTGACGCAGAGCTTCCTCTTAAACTGTTCGCGATGCTAGATGTGATGCCATTGTCTCAAATTACCTCTATCGTAGGTATTATTCTGGTTGTAGTGTTCTTCATCACTTCTGCGGACTCTGGCTCTTTGGTTATCGATACGATTGCCGCAGGCGGTAAAGTGGATGCGCCAACACCACAACGTGTGTTCTGGTGTACATTCGAAGGCTTGGTAGCAATTGCACTGATGCTTGGTGGCGGTCTAGCAGCGGCACAGGCGATGGCGGTAACAACAGGCTTGCCATTCACGATCGTACTTCTTGTCGCGACCGTGTCTCTGGTGAAAGGCCTAATGGATGAACCTCGTCCAAAATCTAAATCAGCGAAAAAAGCGAAAGCGTAA
- the ectA gene encoding diaminobutyrate acetyltransferase, with the protein MITSAPWVMYPEIGEDPSKKWIFREPEVSDGDNVYSLIADCPPLDMNSSYCNFLQSTHFSKTCILVEHKGELAGFISGYQKPDEPNVLFVWQVAVAPRFRGKGLAFQMLDNLLKREGLEGIDTVETTITKSNEASWALFKKLDAQNSNAGEVTTFLDEKDHFKGKYDTEYLYRIPLN; encoded by the coding sequence ATGATCACATCAGCTCCTTGGGTGATGTATCCAGAAATTGGAGAAGACCCAAGCAAAAAATGGATTTTTCGTGAGCCAGAAGTGTCGGATGGTGACAACGTCTACAGTTTGATAGCAGATTGTCCACCACTCGATATGAACTCTTCATATTGCAATTTCCTTCAGTCTACGCACTTCAGCAAAACCTGTATTTTGGTTGAGCATAAAGGCGAGCTCGCAGGGTTTATCTCTGGTTATCAAAAGCCAGATGAACCTAATGTGTTGTTTGTCTGGCAGGTCGCCGTCGCTCCTCGCTTTAGAGGCAAGGGTTTGGCTTTTCAAATGCTCGACAATTTATTAAAGCGAGAAGGGCTTGAAGGCATCGACACCGTCGAAACCACAATTACTAAATCTAATGAGGCATCTTGGGCATTATTTAAAAAACTCGATGCTCAAAATAGTAATGCTGGCGAGGTGACCACTTTCTTGGACGAAAAAGATCATTTCAAGGGCAAATACGATACGGAATACCTGTATCGCATTCCCCTCAATTAA
- the ectB gene encoding diaminobutyrate--2-oxoglutarate transaminase, with the protein MDIFKKQESNVRSYSNSFPVVFRKAKGSWLETEQGERYLDFLAGAGSLNYGHNNPVLKQALLEYIEMDGITHGLDMHSEAKAAFLEALNKYILEPRALDYKVQFTGPTGTNAVEAAIKLAKKVKGRSSIVAFTNGFHGCTAGALAATGNQHHRQGAGSSLNNVTRIPFEGYADIDGLKLFETMLTDNSAGMDKPAAVLLETVQGEGGLNVASNAWLQRLSKLCKAHDILLIVDDIQAGCGRTGTFFSFEPSGIKPDMVTLSKSIGGYGLPMAIVLLKPELDQWKPGEHNGTFRGNNHAFVTAAKALEAYWSNDNFETHIKRCSNMVDEVIQRSVQRFPELFVQRKGRGMMIGIECKNGEISGDIAKTCFDNGMVIETAGPNDEVVKFFCPLTISESELTQGLNIFEGSVEAIASKHFKQAS; encoded by the coding sequence ATGGATATTTTCAAAAAGCAGGAATCCAACGTACGTTCATACTCAAACAGTTTCCCGGTTGTCTTTCGCAAAGCAAAAGGTTCCTGGCTAGAAACAGAACAAGGCGAACGTTACCTCGATTTCCTTGCTGGAGCGGGATCTCTAAATTACGGTCATAACAATCCAGTACTCAAGCAAGCGCTCCTTGAGTACATTGAAATGGATGGCATTACACACGGCTTAGACATGCACTCAGAAGCAAAAGCCGCTTTTCTTGAAGCCTTGAATAAGTACATTCTTGAACCAAGAGCGCTTGATTACAAAGTTCAATTCACTGGCCCAACGGGAACCAACGCCGTTGAAGCCGCCATTAAATTGGCAAAGAAAGTGAAAGGGCGCAGTAGCATCGTTGCTTTCACCAACGGTTTTCACGGTTGTACGGCGGGTGCGTTAGCGGCAACGGGTAACCAGCATCATCGCCAAGGCGCGGGTTCTAGTCTCAATAACGTCACTCGTATTCCTTTCGAAGGTTATGCTGATATTGACGGCCTTAAACTGTTTGAAACCATGTTGACAGATAACTCGGCGGGTATGGATAAGCCAGCAGCAGTACTGCTGGAAACCGTGCAAGGCGAAGGTGGTCTAAATGTGGCATCCAACGCGTGGCTGCAGCGCCTAAGTAAGCTGTGTAAAGCACACGATATCTTATTGATTGTTGACGATATCCAAGCAGGGTGCGGCCGAACAGGCACATTCTTCAGCTTTGAGCCATCGGGTATCAAGCCAGATATGGTGACACTGTCTAAATCCATTGGTGGTTATGGTCTACCAATGGCGATCGTGCTCTTAAAGCCAGAACTTGATCAGTGGAAACCAGGTGAGCATAACGGCACATTCCGAGGAAATAACCACGCGTTTGTGACTGCTGCGAAAGCACTCGAGGCTTACTGGTCAAACGATAACTTCGAAACGCACATTAAGCGTTGTTCAAACATGGTTGATGAAGTTATTCAACGTTCGGTTCAACGATTCCCTGAGTTGTTTGTACAGCGCAAAGGCCGCGGCATGATGATCGGAATTGAATGTAAGAACGGTGAAATCTCAGGCGATATTGCTAAAACCTGTTTCGACAATGGCATGGTGATTGAAACTGCAGGACCAAATGATGAAGTCGTGAAGTTCTTCTGCCCATTGACCATTTCAGAATCCGAACTTACGCAAGGGCTGAATATCTTCGAGGGCTCAGTCGAAGCCATCGCAAGCAAACATTTCAAACAAGCATCATAG
- a CDS encoding ectoine synthase produces the protein MIVRTLDECRNSERRVVSDNWESVRMLLKDDNMGFSFHITTIYEGTETHIHYQNHLESVFCMSGEGEIEVVGGETYPIKSGTLYILDKHDEHYLRAYKNKEMVMACVFNPPITGAEVHDENGVYPLVD, from the coding sequence ATGATCGTTAGAACACTCGATGAGTGTCGCAATAGCGAAAGACGTGTTGTGTCGGATAACTGGGAAAGCGTACGTATGTTATTGAAAGATGACAACATGGGCTTCTCATTCCATATCACGACGATATACGAAGGAACAGAAACGCACATTCATTATCAGAACCATCTAGAGTCGGTATTTTGCATGAGTGGAGAAGGGGAGATTGAAGTCGTAGGTGGCGAAACCTATCCAATTAAATCCGGCACACTGTACATCCTTGATAAGCATGACGAACATTATCTTCGTGCATACAAAAACAAAGAAATGGTGATGGCATGCGTGTTTAACCCACCAATTACAGGTGCGGAAGTGCACGATGAGAACGGCGTTTACCCTCTGGTTGACTAG
- a CDS encoding aspartate kinase produces the protein MTFTVEKIGGTSMTAFDAVLDNILLRPQNPYNRIFVVSAYGGMTDALLECKKTSKPGVYQLIAKRDEAWEEALDYVESRMLLTNEHIFADPMNRMRADKFIRSRIAEAKNCVTNILETCQYGQFSLRHYLPQIREFLSSIGEAHSAYNTALKLKNIGINAKFVDLSGWDNQPPKTLDESISDAFAEIDVAQELPIVTGYAYCKEGLMHTYDRGYSEMTFSRIAAMTKADLAIIHKEYHLSSADPRVVGVNNVNPIGSTNYDVADQLANLGMEAIHPNAAAGLRESGIELQIKNTFEPEHQGTLISADYRPENDRIEIIAGKQKVFALHLFDQAMVGKVDNVSYELMEIIADARVNLIGKEMNANSITYYLGGSIDSLNKVLYKAEKCYPKASITGKMVALISAIGSQIDTNKTLAKGVLALMNSGVTPIALHSSMRNVNVQFVVSDGEYKQAICALHEEFFEQGSAMKKSVSVA, from the coding sequence ATGACATTTACCGTAGAAAAGATCGGCGGTACTTCGATGACAGCATTCGATGCTGTGCTTGATAACATTCTCCTTCGTCCACAAAACCCTTATAACCGTATTTTTGTCGTTTCTGCCTACGGTGGTATGACGGATGCACTACTGGAATGCAAAAAAACCAGCAAGCCAGGCGTCTATCAATTGATTGCCAAGCGAGATGAAGCATGGGAGGAGGCGTTAGATTATGTTGAAAGTCGAATGCTACTGACCAATGAACATATCTTTGCTGACCCAATGAATAGAATGCGTGCGGATAAATTCATCCGTTCTCGCATCGCAGAAGCTAAAAACTGTGTCACCAACATTCTTGAAACTTGTCAGTATGGTCAATTTTCTCTACGTCATTATTTGCCTCAAATTCGTGAATTTCTCTCCTCGATAGGTGAAGCACACAGTGCCTATAACACGGCTTTGAAATTGAAAAATATCGGCATTAACGCAAAGTTTGTCGATCTTTCTGGTTGGGATAACCAACCCCCCAAAACACTGGATGAATCTATCTCTGATGCCTTTGCTGAGATTGACGTTGCTCAAGAATTGCCAATTGTCACAGGGTATGCCTACTGCAAAGAAGGTTTAATGCACACCTATGATCGCGGTTACAGTGAGATGACGTTCAGTCGCATCGCTGCCATGACTAAAGCTGATCTGGCGATTATCCATAAGGAATACCATTTAAGTTCTGCCGACCCGCGAGTGGTTGGTGTAAATAACGTTAACCCTATTGGCTCGACCAACTATGATGTGGCTGATCAACTGGCAAATTTAGGGATGGAAGCAATTCATCCCAATGCGGCAGCGGGTCTACGTGAAAGCGGTATTGAGTTACAGATAAAGAACACGTTTGAGCCTGAGCACCAAGGAACGTTAATCTCTGCAGATTACCGCCCAGAGAATGATCGTATTGAGATTATTGCAGGTAAACAAAAGGTGTTCGCACTTCATTTGTTTGACCAAGCGATGGTAGGCAAAGTGGATAATGTCAGTTACGAACTGATGGAAATCATTGCGGACGCTCGCGTTAATCTTATTGGGAAGGAGATGAACGCAAATTCAATTACTTATTACCTAGGTGGCAGCATTGATAGTTTAAACAAAGTGCTCTACAAGGCCGAAAAGTGCTACCCTAAAGCATCAATTACAGGAAAAATGGTCGCGTTGATCTCCGCAATTGGCTCTCAGATTGACACTAATAAAACATTAGCGAAAGGCGTGCTAGCGCTGATGAATAGTGGGGTAACACCGATCGCGCTCCATTCATCAATGAGAAACGTGAATGTACAGTTTGTGGTCAGT